The Mytilus galloprovincialis chromosome 4, xbMytGall1.hap1.1, whole genome shotgun sequence genome contains a region encoding:
- the LOC143071491 gene encoding uncharacterized protein LOC143071491, whose product MLRASKRKRVVPKGRGDSVAPAAKRSVSRRKVGDVHEIRSTGSPVATNTLDTEVMTMAPVPTTATEPITVPTTATEPITVPTTATEPITHSCNCPVFQNPIPCIKASDDLARNVTVSLRQKIIAGEYIDLALLLVNSQASAGDKQKVVISQGEILLQPRQQQQKIDSIDTWTDAYLVYISIYCTAHPHVFQELLKHMHSIRLGAKRCALGWKSYDEQFRLRMSQDPAGSWAVVDPELWLLYMYPPSSNSNAPVSTGRFKCYAFNYQGNCVNQSCPYNHSCLRCSDQHPLIQCPRQNVFPNRVGGNARFQQPRPQFRPRFQARGGNPVQYPNNTKSYSGHYMK is encoded by the coding sequence aTGCTTAGAGCTTCTAAAAGAAAAAGGGTGGTGCCCAAGGGAAGAGGAGATAGCGTGGCTCCGGCCGCTAAGAGAAGTGTCTCGCGTCGAAAAGTTGGAGATGTCCATGAAATCAGATCAACAGGGAGTCCAGTGGCAACCAATACACTAGATACAGAAGTGATGACTATGGCTCCGGTCCCAACAACCGCTACTGAACCCATTACGGTCCCAACAACCGCTACTGAACCCATTACGGTCCCAACAACCGCTACTGAACCCATTACACATTCATGTAATTGTCCAGTATTTCAAAACCCAATTCCTTGCATTAAGGCCAGTGATGACCTTGCTAGAAATGTCACTGTTAGCTTGAGGCAAAAAATTATTGCTGGAGAGTATATTGACCTGGCCTTACTGTTAGTAAATTCACAAGCCTCTGCAGGGGATAAACAAAAAGTAGTTATTTCGCAGGGAGAAATTTTGCTACAACCAcggcagcaacaacaaaaaattgactCCATCGATACCTGGACAGACGCATATTTAGTGTATATAAGTATTTATTGTACTGCTCACCCGCATGTATTTCAAGAATTACTAAAGCACATGCATAGTATTCGGTTAGGTGCTAAGCGGTGCGCACTAGGGTGGAAATCGTATGACGAACAATTCCGCCTCAGAATGTCACAGGATCCAGCAGGGTCTTGGGCTGTGGTTGACCCTGAGCTATGGCTGCTTTATATGTATCCTCCGTCTTCTAATAGTAATGCGCCAGTAAGCACGGGGCGCTTTAAATGTTACGCATTCAATTACCAGGGCAATTGCGTGAATCAATCATGTCCTTATAATCATTCTTGTTTAAGATGTTCTGATCAGCACCCACTTATACAGTGCCCAAGACAAAACGTTTTTCCTAATAGGGTAGGTGGAAATGCAAGATTTCAGCAACCTAGGCCTCAATTTAGACCGAGATTTCAAGCACGTGGTGGCAACCCAGTGCAGTATCCCAACAATACGAAATCGTATTCTGGTCACTATATGAAGTGA